A genomic window from Cotesia glomerata isolate CgM1 linkage group LG7, MPM_Cglom_v2.3, whole genome shotgun sequence includes:
- the LOC123269437 gene encoding uncharacterized protein LOC123269437 — protein sequence MVICPRPTSDCYLGTCSNCPGSTKLRRTIENIFNDNFVDEITYKQWTQVDRCSLETIVKSTDDFVDNLVESIPKFLQHDFIARQQAEFFQTTKKNLEVGQVLVVADFSENYSFLLQNSVQGAYWNNSQATIHPFACYYRSIDENVDNIVPLNLIIISDNLTHNTTAVYSFQEVLTSFLKNKIPDISKIIYFSDGAASQYKNRYNLLNLLHHEEDFQIPAEWHYFATSHGKGPSDDLGGTLKRKVDRANLQSKADDQIQTPDELFQWAKENIYEFVEEPDIKSRLRKRKGATTVTEELKKKKFS from the exons ATGGTTATTTGTCCTCGGCCTACGAGTGACTGCTATTTGGGAACCTGTAGTAACTGTCCTGGCTCGACAAAATTAAGAAGAACGatcgaaaatattttcaatgatAACTTTGTAGATGAAATAACGTATAAACAATGGACTCAAGTAGATCGATGTTCTTTGGAAACGATTGTGAAATCAACTGATGATTTCGTTGATAATTTGGTAGAATCTATTCCAAAATTCCTTCAGCATGATTTTATTGCTCGTCAACaggctgaattttttcaaactacGAAAAAGAATCTCGAAGTTGGACAAGTACTTGTTGTTGCTGACTTCTCAGAAAATTACTCATTTTTACTTCAAAACAGTGTCCAAGGAGCTTATTGGAATAATAGTCAAGCGACAATCCATCCATTTGCTTGCTATTATAGATCCATTGATGAAAATGTCGACAATATAGTACCTCTAAATTTGATAATCATTTCAGACAACTTGACGCATAATACAACAGCAGTTTATAGTTTCCAGGAAGTACTGACATcgtttctgaaaaataaaatcccagacatttctaaaataatttatttttcggaTGGTGCAGCATCTCAATATAAAAATCGGTACAATTTGCTGAACTTGCTGCATCATGAGGAAGATTTTCAAATACCAGCGGAATGGCATTATTTTGCAACTTCACATGGAAAAGGTCCAAGTGATGATTTAGGCGGAACATTAAAACGGAAGGTTGACAGAGCCAACCTCCAATCTAAAGCTGACGACCAAATTCAAACACCTGATGAGCTATTCCAATGGGCAAAAGAAA ATATCTACGAGTTCGTTGAAGAACCAGATATTAAAAGCAG gttaagaaaaagaaaaggagCAACAACAGTAACTGaagaattgaagaaaaaaaaattttcgtaa